In the genome of Anaerolineales bacterium, the window AGACAGGAAACGTTGGTTAATGTCATACTGATCATTCACCTGGAAGACCAAAGAAAGTCACCTGGTATGAGGTTGCATTTGAGGATATTAAGCCGCCTGTCATCACCGGTTGCCTGGCCCGCCTGGGACCGTTGACAATGCGATTATACCTGAAGCGCTATTCTTTCTGAATCGCAATATAATCAATTCATCCAGAAAGGACCTAATTATGGACATGGATAATCAAAATCACTTCATCAGCCAGTGGCGCAAGTACTTCAGCTCAGCAGAGCTGCCGATCACGTATTATTATTCTAACCAGGTGAGCGATGAGGATTCAGGTGCCAGCCAGGTGGTGGATCGTTGCTTAATCGCCAATTTAAGACGGGTGAGAGAGGGTTTCCCATTTGTCTATGAAGCTAAAACCCAGGGGTGTGCGGGTGGGAAACGTTACAGCGGTTTCAGCCAGTCCTTGCGACCCAGATTCGAATATTTCCTGTCCTGTGGGATTCCAGGTGAGCTCGAAGGTGAGCGCTATAAGCGTGACCCCGATCTGGTCAGCCAGTACTTGCTCCAGCACCCACCATTTGAAGCTCCAGCAAGCTACCTGGTCTTTAAGCGTTGGGATAGGCTTACAGAAAATGAAACCCCTCTGGCAGTCGTGTTCTTCGCTACCGGGGACGTGTTAAGCGGCCTGTTTGCGCTGGCGAATTACGATATGCTCGAGCCAGATGGGGTGATCACACCCATGGGGGCAGGCTGCGCTTCGATCATCGGGTATGCACTTGAGCAGGCAGGGGCTGCCCACCCGCGCTGTGTGTTGGGGATGTTCGATGTCTCCGTTCGTCCCCACGTCGGCAAGGATGAGCTGACCTTTGCAATCCCTTTCCAGCGCTTTATACAGCTGGTGAATTATATGGATGAGAGTTTCTTGATTACCAGTTCATGGGACAAGGTCAGGGCACGGCTTACCTGAGTGTATAAAAAAAAAGAAAGCACCACTGGGCATCCGTTATTTTGGAGTGAACCCAGTGGTGTTTTTATTTATTATTATCTGAGTGTTAAGCTATTGCACTTCCACGATAATCGTCACTGTCTTCTCAGGCGTTACGCCAGTCTCCCAACCACGTTTATATTCCATTGTCAGCGTGCTCAAGCCACTCTCTGCAGCCTGGAAGAAAAAGGTTTGTGTGCCAGCTGCGCCGATCACAGGCGTAGATGAGCTCGACGCAGGTTCCTGGTACTGAGGCTCACCCATCTGTACCAGGACTTTCGGGTCGGAGATGGTAGCATACCAGGCATATCCCGTGGATGGGTTGGATTCAAGTCTGATAGCCATAACCTCCCCCTTCTTAAGCTGCTGGGTGGTGCCGTCAGCCATGGCATCCAGGGTGACATTGGAGACATCTCCGGAGATGATCGGCAGCATGATCTCATTCCCAGTGGAGTATTCTCCAGCGGGGGTGCCAGCGGGGGTGCCCTGTGAGGTCTCCCCCGATTGAACGGAAGCTGTGGGGGAGGCGGTTTTGGTCCCACAGCCTGTCAGGGATACACTCATAATAAGGGCGATGATAATCAGGCAAATTTTGGTAAACATTCTGCTCTCCTTTTTTCTTTTATCGGTATTCGAGCATAAGACGCACTTAGATGCAGCCTTGTTCCGACCATATAAATTATAGTGTATTTATGCGATGCTCCTTCAGACGTGATTTTTATTGAGTTTGCGCCAGATATGCAGGTGAATTTTCATCAAGGAACAAATCAAGGGAAGATCAATCATTAAAGGCTTCAAAGCTGTAATTTATGTTAATGCGGGTGTAAATAATTTTCAAAGATTCTAATGTAATCCATAGATCACGAAATATGATTGAAAAGGTGTGAAATTATGTTAGAGTTAAGCGAGCTCCGCTACAGCACTTGTTTGAATGGATTAAGAAGTTGGCGAAGCTTGTTTGATGTGGGATTTTGGGTATTAGCAGAAAGGAGTTGGATATATGCCGGATGCAGACTTAGTCAAAGAAAATCATGCTTCGTTTGTTGCCCAAATCCTGATGCCACTCCCTGACCACGATTTCGATCCTACCGAAGCTGCCATCCCATGGATGGAATGCACCGCCCGGGGCTGGAATGTGGCAATCAGCACCGAGCTAGGAAATATCCCACAAGCAGATCAAAATAAGCTAAAAGGGCCTTTACCAGGGTTGATCAGTGCAAGCGCAACAGCCCGAGAAGCATATAGACAGATGAGCCAAGATGCTGCCTTTCTGCATCCCATCCCGTATGCTGAGATTACCCCGACCCAATTTGATGCACTCTTGCTTCCGGGAGGTGATGGATTACGTGTGCGACAGTACCTGGAAAGCAAAATTCTCCAGGGTAAAGTCCTGCAGTTCTACCTGCAGGATAAAATGATTGGCGCGATATGCCATGGAGTTTTGGTGCTGGCGCGAACACTTGACCCTGAGACCGGTCACAGCATTTTGTTCGCGCACAAAGTCACAGCCGTGCCTAAATTACTGGACAGGATGGGATTTAATGTGGACCGCTGGTTTATAAAACATGGATATATCATGTACTCCAGCTGTGTAGAAGATGAGGTCCGAGCGACTTTACAAAATCCAGCTGATTTTTCCACTGGTAATTTACTTTCACCGTATGTGGTATGTGATGGTAACCTGGTTACATCACGCACGTATATGGATGCAGAGGTCTTTGCCAGGCGTTTCGCTAATGCGCTGCAGAAGAAAATGCAACAGCCATCGAGTGGATAACTTGGTAGCAAAGAGAATTCTCGTTCGGTTGATTTACATTGCTGCGGTAATCGATACATAACCAGGCAAGTCTTACCGGGATTGAGGTATAAGCATGATAATGCAGGGTGATACCATCAAGGAATGATGATC includes:
- a CDS encoding thiamine biosynthesis protein ThiJ, whose translation is MPDADLVKENHASFVAQILMPLPDHDFDPTEAAIPWMECTARGWNVAISTELGNIPQADQNKLKGPLPGLISASATAREAYRQMSQDAAFLHPIPYAEITPTQFDALLLPGGDGLRVRQYLESKILQGKVLQFYLQDKMIGAICHGVLVLARTLDPETGHSILFAHKVTAVPKLLDRMGFNVDRWFIKHGYIMYSSCVEDEVRATLQNPADFSTGNLLSPYVVCDGNLVTSRTYMDAEVFARRFANALQKKMQQPSSG